The Thermodesulfovibrio sp. 3462-1 genome contains the following window.
TTGTTAACTTCTTAAGAGATTATTATCAGAAATATCAGATTGCACCGATGATCAAGATTCTTGTTAAAGAAATGGCTAAGATGTTTGGACCTGAGAAAGGAAACACAAAGTATCTTTATAGTCTCTTCCCAGATGGGCCAGCAAAACAAGCCTGTAGATATGCTGGTCTTCCAAAACCAACAGGATGCGTATAATTTCTAATACAAAGGGACAGGCAACTGTCCCTTTTGTTTTTTGAAAGGGGGAGATATTAACCTAAAAGATTAAAAATTTACAGGAGAAAAAAATGACCATTAATGACCTCCTTTCAAAGAAAAAGGAGAGCATAATTGAAAAATCCTTTAATTTAACTATCTCAACTTATCCAGAAAATACGCAGGC
Protein-coding sequences here:
- a CDS encoding TusE/DsrC/DsvC family sulfur relay protein, which gives rise to MPYIEFKGKQIEIDEDGYIQNLDDWSPELAEYMAQQDGITLTEHHWEVVNFLRDYYQKYQIAPMIKILVKEMAKMFGPEKGNTKYLYSLFPDGPAKQACRYAGLPKPTGCV